One genomic region from Prochlorococcus marinus CUG1433 encodes:
- the accB gene encoding acetyl-CoA carboxylase biotin carboxyl carrier protein, producing MAMKLDHEDLNRLIEKISTSDIQEFSLEGEDFKLEIKRNLYDQNQFTNNLVSNTSIDRQTIANQKSINDNVSIVNEPEISQVAPPGRSGLIEITSPMVGTFYRAAAPGEEPFVEVGNNVKVGQTICILEAMKLMNEIESEFDGEIVEILVENGTPVEFGQVLMRVK from the coding sequence ATGGCTATGAAATTAGATCATGAAGACCTAAATCGCTTAATAGAGAAAATCTCAACAAGCGATATTCAAGAATTCTCACTAGAGGGAGAAGATTTCAAACTTGAAATAAAACGGAATTTATATGATCAGAATCAATTTACTAATAATTTAGTTTCTAATACTTCGATTGATAGGCAAACTATTGCTAATCAAAAATCTATCAATGACAATGTCTCAATTGTTAATGAGCCTGAAATATCCCAGGTAGCCCCTCCTGGGCGTTCTGGCCTCATTGAAATTACTTCTCCTATGGTTGGAACATTTTACAGGGCTGCAGCCCCTGGTGAGGAGCCATTCGTTGAAGTAGGAAATAATGTTAAAGTCGGCCAAACTATTTGTATTTTGGAAGCGATGAAGTTAATGAATGAAATTGAATCTGAATTCGACGGAGAAATAGTAGAAATTCTTGTTGAAAATGGAACGCCAGTTGAATTTGGACAAGTTTTAATGCGTGTTAAATAA
- the efp gene encoding elongation factor P: protein MISSNDFRTGTTIELDGQVWRVVEFLHVKPGKGSAFVRTKLKSVQSGNVVEKTFRAGESVQQAILEKSNLQHTYVESGDYVFMDMTSFEETRLSSEQIGKGAKYLKEGMEVNVIFHNGKVLEVELPISITLKVTETDPGVKGDTASGGTKPAILETGAQVMVPLFISVGEMIKVDTRNDSYLGREN from the coding sequence ATGATTTCCAGTAACGATTTTCGCACAGGCACTACCATCGAATTAGATGGACAAGTTTGGCGTGTTGTAGAGTTTCTACATGTCAAGCCTGGTAAAGGTTCTGCTTTTGTGCGAACAAAATTAAAATCAGTTCAAAGCGGCAACGTGGTTGAAAAAACTTTTCGAGCCGGAGAATCAGTACAGCAGGCTATCCTTGAGAAGTCTAACCTCCAGCATACTTATGTGGAGTCTGGAGATTATGTTTTTATGGATATGACAAGTTTTGAAGAGACACGACTTTCCTCTGAACAAATCGGTAAAGGTGCAAAGTACTTGAAAGAGGGAATGGAGGTTAATGTAATTTTCCATAATGGTAAAGTTTTAGAAGTCGAACTTCCAATATCTATTACTTTGAAAGTTACAGAGACTGATCCTGGAGTTAAAGGTGATACTGCTAGTGGGGGCACCAAACCAGCTATTCTAGAAACAGGTGCTCAAGTTATGGTTCCTTTATTTATTTCTGTTGGAGAAATGATTAAAGTTGATACTCGTAACGACAGTTATCTTGGACGTGAAAATTAA